Proteins encoded within one genomic window of Prauserella marina:
- the metK gene encoding methionine adenosyltransferase, with protein MTASNRRLFTSESVTEGHPDKICDAISDSILDALLAKDPRSRVAVETLITTGQVHVAGEVTTDAYADIPTIVREKVLEIGYDSSAKGFDGTSCGVNVAIGSQSPDIAQGVDTAYESRLENALDDLDKQGAGDQGLMFGYACSDTPELMPLPIALAHRLSQRLTAVRKEGVLPYLRPDGKTQVTIEYAGEQAVRLDTVVVSSQHAEGIDLDKMLGVDVKEHVVAPVLSGVDLDSGDARLLVNPTGRFVVGGPMGDAGLTGRKIIVDTYGGMARHGGGAFSGKDPSKVDRSAAYAMRWVAKNIVAAGLAGRVEVQVAYAIGKAAPVGLFVETFGTETVDPVKIQAAINEVFDLRPAAIIRDLDLLRPIYTPTSAYGHFGRPELDLPWESTARSGDLRRAVGA; from the coding sequence AGGTCATCCGGACAAGATTTGTGACGCGATCAGTGACTCCATCCTCGACGCGCTGCTCGCCAAGGACCCCCGCAGCAGGGTCGCCGTCGAAACCCTCATCACGACCGGCCAGGTCCATGTCGCCGGCGAGGTGACCACCGACGCCTACGCCGACATCCCGACGATCGTCAGGGAGAAGGTTCTGGAGATCGGGTACGACTCGTCGGCGAAGGGGTTCGACGGGACGTCGTGTGGGGTGAATGTGGCGATCGGGTCGCAGTCGCCGGATATCGCGCAGGGTGTGGATACGGCGTATGAGTCGCGGTTGGAGAACGCGCTCGACGATTTGGACAAGCAGGGTGCTGGTGATCAGGGGTTGATGTTCGGGTATGCGTGCTCGGACACTCCTGAGTTGATGCCCTTGCCGATCGCGCTGGCACACCGGCTCTCGCAGCGGCTGACCGCCGTCCGCAAGGAGGGCGTGCTGCCCTACCTGCGGCCCGACGGCAAGACCCAGGTGACCATCGAGTACGCGGGCGAGCAGGCGGTGCGGCTCGACACCGTCGTCGTCTCCAGCCAGCACGCCGAGGGCATCGACCTCGACAAGATGCTCGGCGTCGACGTCAAGGAACACGTCGTCGCGCCCGTGCTTTCCGGGGTCGACCTCGACAGCGGCGATGCCAGGCTGCTCGTCAACCCGACGGGCCGGTTCGTGGTGGGCGGTCCGATGGGCGACGCGGGGCTGACCGGTCGCAAGATCATCGTGGACACCTACGGCGGGATGGCTCGCCACGGTGGTGGCGCGTTCTCCGGCAAGGACCCCTCCAAGGTCGACCGGTCCGCCGCCTACGCGATGCGCTGGGTCGCCAAGAACATCGTCGCCGCCGGACTCGCGGGCAGGGTCGAGGTGCAGGTCGCCTACGCCATCGGCAAGGCGGCTCCGGTCGGTTTGTTCGTCGAGACCTTCGGAACGGAGACCGTCGATCCCGTCAAGATCCAGGCGGCGATCAACGAGGTGTTCGACCTTCGCCCGGCCGCGATCATCCGCGACCTGGACCTGCTGCGCCCCATCTACACGCCGACGTCGGCCTACGGCCACTTCGGCAGGCCGGAACTCGATCTGCCGTGGGAGAGCACGGCCCGCTCCGGGGATCTCCGGCGCGCCGTCGGCGCCTGA